From the Theileria equi strain WA chromosome 4 map unlocalized gcontig_1105316255041, whole genome shotgun sequence genome, one window contains:
- a CDS encoding signal peptide containing protein (encoded by transcript BEWA_046470A), whose amino-acid sequence MKVSSVILATCLLGLCHCKRSRALTDRPVIEVLDDYADDELINYRPVRKTRKSKSSGQRLVWDLADGTAYEEEYIQSFARRCNAGKALEEESMVKCRHRYATPITLDIAHPNVLLCQSFDYYYDDNLTKLIVPEEGIIISKLMNGKEEVWSPSSGEEFDHAKVYFNKYNEPELVRVLAKTLTTVKEYYFELNNGVWVPSSNSEERMQNLRMISTCTSDLTVDISSTNSTDKCTVFQVNLLGVTTKHFFPNPGYAVVGVKDKSKELWMSPRLIKGLKPLVNDGTFDGYIDYCLSCVLYKKEDVKLLEMTVIENLSKRWKFFEKIDGEWNEVGIDARKTYIPSPFQDRWATLFDAKYFIKENVNFTVATDMEDTVPVLKCTAGNGASKLTYGSDTIWPGKKDVMCLSAVLYMDGDQPTLAVLVTRDNKNNKKSKVYRYHDGKQWKNGKEGTHKKKFEELKKKYNPE is encoded by the exons ATGAAGGTCTCTTCCGTTATTCTGGCAACCTGTCTACTAGGACTCTGCCATTGCAAGAGGTCCAGAGCTCTCACTGATAGACCAGTTATTGAAGTCTTAGATGACTATGCGGATGACGAATTGATCAACTATCGTCCCGTAAGGAAAACGAGGAAGAGTAAATCAAGTGGCCAAAGGCTGGTCTGGGATCTGGCTGATGGAACTGCctatgaagaagaatatatACAATCCTTTGCTCGAAGATGTAATGCTGGAAAGGCATTGGAGGAAGAATCCATGGTGAAATGTCGCCATAGATACGCTACTCCCATTACTCTGGATATCGCTCATCCCAATGTACTATTATGCCAGTCTTTTGACTATTACTATGATGATAACTTAACCAAACTTATTGTTCCGGAGGAGGGTATAATCATATCTAAACTTATGAACGGTAAGGAAGAAGTATGGAGCCCTTCTTCTGGTGAGGAATTTGATCATGCCAAAGTATACTTCAATAAATATAATGAGCCAGAACTTGTTCGGGTATTGGCAAAGACACTCACTACAGTAAAGGAGTATTACTTTGAGCTCAATAACGGGGTGTGGGTACCATCTAGTAATAGTGAAGAGAGGATGCAAAACCTAAGGATGATTTCAACCTGTACATCAGACCTTACTGTGGATATTTCCTCAACTAACAGTACCGACAAATGCACTGTTTTCCAAGTTAATCTCCTTGGTGTTACTACAAAGCATTTCTTTCCCAACCCCGGATATGCTGTAGTGGGAGTAAAGGATAAGAGTAAAGAGTTATGGATGTCTCCTAGACTCATTAAAGGTTTAAAACCGCTAGTCAACGATGGAACCTTTGATGGATACATTGACTATTGTCTCTCATGCGTGTTGTAcaagaaggaagatgtGAAGCTACTGGAGATGACGGTGATAGAGAATTTATCAAAGAGATGgaaattttttgaaaaaatagATGGGGAATGGAATGAAGTTGGTATAGATGC GAGGAAAACCTACATCCCATCTCCTTTCCAAGATAGATGGGCTACTCTCTTTGATGCAAAATACTTCATTAAAGAGAATGTCAACTTTACCGTAGCGACTGACATGGAAGATACAGTCCCAGTCCTAAAATGCACAGCTGGGAATGGTGCTTCTAAACTTACCTATGGATCTGATACAATATGGCCAGGGAAGAAGGATGTGATGTGTCTCTCAGCTgtcttgtatatggatggagacCAGCCTACTCTTGCAGTACTTGTCACCAGGGATaataagaataataagAAGAGCAAGgtctatagataccatgatggtaagcagtggaagaatggtaaagaaggaactcataagaagaagtttgaGGAGCTAAAGAAAAAGTATAATCCGGAATAA